The proteins below are encoded in one region of Methanosarcina barkeri 3:
- the cas7b gene encoding type I-B CRISPR-associated protein Cas7/Csh2, translating into MTEVNRRSEIVFLYDIKDGNPNGDPLDENKPRIDEETGINLVTDVRFKRTIRDHLYKFKGKEIFVREISDENGSIQDAKMRARDFLTIDEPLDSFETGKRAINEKLLDDCIDVRLFGGTVPLELKVKKGNKTETKTETGSITHTGPVQFKIGRSMHKVFTKHFRGTGAFASKEGATQKTFREEDFLPYSLINFYGIINENAAKDTKLSEKDIDLLLDGMWNGTKNLISRSKVGQIPRLLLKVNYKEGNYHIGDLNNLFSLKSELIDEEIRDISQVRIEIQRLIDVLGKNKDKIENAQICSDGSITFTYGGEEIDLEKSLMEAGINTETLSM; encoded by the coding sequence ATGACTGAAGTAAACAGAAGATCTGAAATTGTATTTTTGTATGATATTAAAGATGGAAATCCAAACGGAGATCCACTTGATGAAAACAAGCCACGTATTGACGAAGAGACCGGAATAAACCTTGTAACAGATGTCAGATTTAAGAGAACAATTCGTGATCATCTCTACAAATTTAAAGGGAAAGAAATTTTTGTTAGAGAAATTTCGGATGAAAACGGTTCTATTCAAGACGCAAAAATGAGGGCAAGAGATTTTTTGACAATTGACGAACCTCTTGATTCATTCGAAACTGGTAAAAGAGCCATTAATGAAAAACTCCTGGATGATTGTATTGACGTTCGTTTATTTGGAGGGACTGTTCCACTTGAACTTAAAGTCAAAAAGGGAAATAAAACTGAAACTAAAACTGAAACCGGATCAATAACTCACACTGGACCTGTACAGTTTAAGATTGGTAGATCAATGCACAAGGTATTCACAAAACATTTCCGTGGAACAGGAGCTTTTGCTTCTAAGGAAGGAGCTACTCAAAAAACATTCCGTGAAGAGGATTTCTTACCTTATTCTTTGATAAATTTTTACGGAATTATTAATGAAAATGCGGCTAAGGACACGAAACTTTCGGAGAAAGATATAGATCTGCTTCTTGATGGAATGTGGAATGGAACTAAGAACCTTATTTCCAGGTCAAAAGTCGGGCAGATTCCCCGCCTCCTGCTCAAAGTAAACTACAAAGAGGGAAATTATCATATTGGGGATCTGAACAACCTTTTCAGTCTTAAGTCTGAATTGATAGATGAAGAGATTCGGGATATCTCACAAGTAAGGATTGAAATCCAGAGACTGATTGATGTATTGGGTAAAAATAAAGATAAAATTGAAAATGCCCAGATTTGCTCGGACGGGTCGATTACGTTTACATATGGTGGAGAAGAGATTGATCTCGAAAAAAGCCTTATGGAAGCCGGGATCAATACTGAAACATTATCAATGTGA
- the cas5b gene encoding type I-B CRISPR-associated protein Cas5b, whose amino-acid sequence MKVLVFDVWGEFGHFRKHYTTTSPLTYSIPPRTAIAGMIGAIEGFGKDEYLQYFSKEKANITVKISSPIKKTRIAENLIDTKIAPLMSRIKTRTQIRFEVLKDVKYRVYISHSSEEVYNKLYSMLKEHKSVYTLCLGLSEHIANYEFIGEMEAVSELSDSEREIHSVIPEKELIKISFEEGKEYFSETIPIEMLPNREVIEYGKVLFERNAKCILASVNSLWRLENGEGIIFM is encoded by the coding sequence ATGAAAGTATTAGTGTTCGATGTATGGGGAGAATTCGGTCATTTCCGAAAACACTATACTACAACTTCTCCCCTTACATATTCTATTCCTCCTAGAACGGCTATTGCGGGAATGATTGGTGCTATAGAAGGGTTTGGCAAAGATGAGTATCTGCAGTATTTTTCTAAAGAAAAAGCAAATATTACGGTAAAAATAAGTTCTCCTATCAAAAAGACCAGAATTGCAGAAAATTTAATCGACACCAAAATTGCTCCTTTAATGAGCAGAATAAAGACCAGAACCCAGATAAGATTCGAAGTGTTGAAAGATGTAAAATATAGGGTTTATATTTCTCATTCCTCTGAAGAAGTATATAACAAACTTTACTCTATGTTAAAAGAACACAAATCAGTGTATACTCTGTGCCTCGGTCTGAGTGAACATATTGCCAATTATGAATTCATAGGAGAAATGGAAGCTGTCAGTGAACTTTCAGATTCTGAAAGGGAAATCCATTCTGTAATTCCTGAAAAAGAGCTAATAAAAATCAGTTTTGAAGAAGGAAAAGAGTATTTTTCGGAGACTATTCCAATAGAAATGCTTCCAAATAGAGAAGTTATAGAATATGGCAAAGTCTTGTTCGAAAGAAATGCAAAATGCATCCTTGCAAGTGTAAATAGTCTCTGGAGACTTGAGAATGGTGAAGGAATTATCTTCATGTGA
- a CDS encoding CRISPR-associated helicase/endonuclease Cas3, with amino-acid sequence MVKELSSCDFHLYSHPEKILFKHLSNVGNKSISTSKEKSLSLEKFGIDENTFSKITFLIGVCHDFGKGTKYFQRYLFETNPSIQRSLRNKREYHHGLISAIFTYYILEKYVGSLKDKNILEYIPTIGYLIVKKHHGNLKNAEDEIRELIDEDTLEIIDLQIKSLDTSELKAVYEKLLDEYGIPFDIDTFCNEYRSIAKEILKSKRKFIKLLKEEQFTGYYLITLTLYSILINSDKIDASSIDVSSEIEISPELVDKYKVEKGFQNNESTMNKVRNEIYKEVTENIENLDLDKKIYSISVPTGSGKTLTSLSFALKLKARLREEKRIKAKIIYSLPFLSIIDQNYDVFEDVFKTVETTNLSEDVLLKHHHLADIFYRTQDDEEFEGLKSLFLIEGWNSEIIVTTFVQFFHTIVSNKNRSLRKFHTIANSIVILDEVQSIPHKYWLLLKQVISGFAEYFNTYFIFVTATQPLIFDPEKGEIVELVKNKDTYFREFDRVKLKITLNPMNLDEFKGIIDSEVKEKIDKNFLFVFNTIKSSLEIFNHLKSLKLENSDYYYLSTNIIPKERLKKIKEIKEKSEKRKIIVSTQLIEAGVDIDVDIVYRDFATIDSINQVSGRCNRNSSKSYRGQVNIVVLKDERKEFHRYIYSSFLIDKTKEVLKEFPSEIYEKDLLFLNNNYFRKVKDTSSEDESKELLSYINELKFKTLTSDFRLIDDKTGYEKIDVFVENDTEAAEIWKEYTVMKSLKNPLDRKEKFLSIRRKFNEYIISVPKKDFPCEELEDLNIGYIPLEQIKHYYDPETGFVFELKSTMMCD; translated from the coding sequence ATGGTGAAGGAATTATCTTCATGTGATTTCCATCTTTATTCCCATCCCGAAAAAATATTATTTAAACACTTATCCAATGTAGGGAACAAATCTATCTCGACCAGTAAAGAGAAAAGTTTATCATTGGAAAAGTTTGGGATTGATGAAAATACTTTTTCTAAAATAACATTTCTTATAGGAGTTTGCCACGATTTTGGGAAAGGCACGAAGTATTTTCAGAGATATCTCTTTGAGACTAATCCTTCTATACAGAGGAGCTTAAGAAATAAAAGAGAATATCATCATGGCCTGATCTCAGCTATCTTTACCTATTACATATTAGAAAAATATGTAGGTTCACTTAAGGATAAAAATATTCTGGAATATATTCCTACCATAGGATATCTCATTGTAAAAAAGCATCATGGAAACTTAAAAAATGCTGAGGATGAAATACGAGAACTAATAGATGAAGACACTCTCGAAATTATTGATCTTCAAATAAAGTCATTAGATACAAGTGAATTAAAAGCAGTATATGAAAAGCTACTCGATGAGTATGGTATTCCTTTTGACATAGATACTTTTTGCAACGAGTACCGTTCCATCGCTAAAGAAATTTTAAAAAGTAAAAGAAAATTCATAAAATTGCTTAAAGAGGAGCAATTTACAGGCTATTATTTAATTACATTAACTCTTTACTCAATTCTTATCAACTCTGATAAGATAGATGCGTCTTCTATTGATGTTTCCAGTGAAATAGAAATTTCACCTGAACTTGTGGATAAATACAAGGTAGAAAAAGGTTTCCAAAATAATGAAAGTACAATGAATAAAGTGCGTAACGAGATTTATAAGGAAGTTACAGAAAATATTGAGAATCTTGATCTTGATAAAAAAATATATTCAATAAGTGTCCCTACAGGTTCAGGAAAAACTCTCACATCACTTTCTTTTGCATTAAAATTGAAAGCAAGATTAAGAGAGGAAAAAAGAATCAAGGCGAAAATAATTTATTCTTTACCTTTTTTGAGTATTATAGACCAGAATTATGACGTTTTTGAAGACGTTTTTAAAACAGTTGAGACCACAAATCTTTCTGAAGATGTACTACTTAAACATCATCACCTAGCAGATATATTTTATAGAACTCAAGATGATGAAGAATTTGAAGGACTTAAAAGCTTATTTTTAATCGAGGGGTGGAACTCTGAGATAATCGTTACTACATTTGTCCAGTTTTTCCACACAATCGTGTCTAATAAAAATCGCTCACTCAGGAAATTTCATACAATTGCAAATTCGATTGTAATACTTGATGAGGTCCAGTCAATTCCTCATAAGTACTGGTTACTGTTAAAACAAGTCATTTCGGGTTTTGCAGAATATTTTAATACATACTTCATTTTTGTAACAGCAACTCAACCTCTCATTTTTGATCCTGAAAAAGGAGAAATCGTTGAGCTGGTAAAAAATAAAGATACTTATTTTAGGGAATTTGATCGAGTTAAGCTGAAAATAACTCTGAATCCAATGAATTTGGATGAATTTAAGGGAATAATTGATTCAGAAGTCAAAGAGAAGATAGATAAGAATTTTTTATTTGTATTTAACACTATAAAATCTTCTTTGGAGATATTCAACCATTTAAAAAGTTTAAAATTAGAAAATAGTGATTATTATTATCTTTCGACTAATATTATTCCAAAAGAAAGGCTTAAGAAAATTAAGGAAATTAAAGAAAAGTCGGAGAAAAGAAAAATTATTGTTAGCACTCAGCTTATAGAAGCTGGAGTAGATATCGATGTAGATATTGTTTATAGGGATTTTGCTACAATTGATTCAATAAATCAGGTTTCAGGGCGATGTAACAGGAATTCTTCAAAAAGTTATCGAGGACAAGTAAATATTGTGGTTTTGAAAGATGAAAGGAAAGAGTTTCATCGATATATATATTCGAGTTTTCTCATCGACAAAACAAAAGAAGTATTGAAGGAATTTCCCTCAGAAATTTATGAAAAAGATCTTCTCTTTTTAAATAATAATTATTTCAGGAAAGTTAAAGATACTTCAAGTGAAGATGAGTCCAAAGAGCTACTCTCATACATAAATGAGCTTAAATTCAAAACTCTTACATCTGATTTCAGGTTAATAGATGACAAAACCGGATACGAAAAAATAGATGTGTTTGTAGAAAATGATACAGAAGCGGCTGAAATATGGAAAGAGTACACTGTAATGAAATCTCTTAAAAATCCACTGGATAGAAAAGAGAAATTCCTGTCCATCAGGAGAAAATTCAATGAATACATCATCTCGGTGCCTAAAAAAGACTTTCCCTGTGAAGAACTAGAGGATCTTAACATAGGATATATTCCTTTAGAACAAATAAAGCATTATTATGATCCTGAAACCGGTTTTGTTTTTGAATTAAAGTCCACAATGATGTGTGATTGA
- a CDS encoding CRISPR-associated endonuclease Cas6: MKVKTLTLTLVPDRKVGTNASKLRGFFATRFNEYTLLHQHNCDKVIYTYPLVQYKILKGIPLVFGVNEGVKVLQEIFNKYEKIELGESTYEILEKKISLKEQDFGISDKFHTYSFETPWFALNQENFTDKYKRMDSTTQKELLRKTLVGNILSMSKSLGYTVPEKIKCEINLYPGSSRMKGVKIATFKGKFMVNFLIPDYFGLGKSVSRGFGTVKRCSL; encoded by the coding sequence ATGAAAGTCAAAACGCTAACTTTAACACTTGTTCCTGACCGAAAAGTAGGAACAAACGCCTCAAAACTTCGGGGTTTTTTCGCAACCCGATTTAATGAATATACGCTTTTGCATCAACATAACTGTGATAAAGTAATCTATACGTATCCTTTAGTCCAATATAAAATTTTGAAAGGCATTCCTCTAGTTTTCGGGGTAAATGAGGGTGTAAAAGTTCTGCAGGAAATTTTCAATAAATATGAAAAAATAGAGCTAGGTGAATCCACATATGAAATCCTGGAAAAGAAAATATCCCTTAAAGAGCAGGATTTCGGTATTTCAGACAAATTCCATACATACAGCTTCGAAACTCCCTGGTTTGCCCTAAACCAAGAAAATTTTACTGACAAATACAAGAGGATGGACTCTACCACACAAAAAGAACTCCTTCGAAAAACTCTTGTTGGAAACATTCTTTCAATGTCCAAGTCTCTTGGTTATACTGTTCCTGAAAAAATCAAATGCGAGATAAATTTGTATCCAGGTAGCAGTAGAATGAAAGGAGTAAAAATTGCTACTTTTAAAGGAAAATTCATGGTAAATTTCCTCATCCCCGACTATTTCGGTCTTGGAAAATCGGTATCTCGCGGTTTTGGAACGGTGAAAAGATGCAGCTTGTAA
- the cas1 gene encoding CRISPR-associated endonuclease Cas1: MQLVINTHGSFLKKQNNCFLVKVDDKTFEVSEKKVDSILITTSATITTDAIKFAVENNIDIVFLDNFGDPYGRVWHSKLGSTTYIRRRQLEISEEPEGFRLAKSWIEQKIDSQIFFLKDLKKNRPDQKDELDDYISGMEDMKSQLETLEGKLDEMRGKIMGLEGMASRHYFEALSFLLPDRWKFNGRSRNPAKDEFNCLLNYGYGVLYSKVEKACIIAGLDPYVGFNHTDDYNKKSFVFDLIEMYRIHIDRTVFNLFSKKQVSDSFFDEIPNGMTLNKEGKAVLIQAVNETFDKEISYKGRNIKIGNTIQFDCHRIANSLIGK, encoded by the coding sequence ATGCAGCTTGTAATCAACACCCACGGTTCATTTCTAAAAAAGCAGAACAACTGTTTCCTTGTAAAAGTTGACGACAAGACCTTTGAAGTTTCTGAAAAGAAAGTTGACAGCATCCTGATTACAACTTCTGCAACTATAACAACCGATGCCATTAAATTTGCTGTGGAAAACAATATCGATATTGTTTTTCTGGACAATTTCGGAGACCCTTACGGCAGAGTCTGGCACTCAAAACTTGGAAGCACAACCTACATAAGAAGAAGGCAACTCGAAATTTCGGAAGAGCCTGAAGGGTTCAGGCTTGCAAAAAGCTGGATTGAACAGAAGATTGACAGCCAGATCTTTTTTTTGAAAGACCTCAAAAAGAACAGGCCTGACCAGAAGGACGAACTTGACGACTACATTTCCGGAATGGAAGACATGAAATCCCAGCTTGAGACTCTTGAAGGAAAACTTGACGAGATGCGGGGAAAAATCATGGGCCTTGAGGGAATGGCTTCTAGACACTATTTTGAGGCTTTGAGTTTTCTTTTGCCTGACAGGTGGAAATTCAACGGCAGAAGCCGGAACCCTGCAAAGGATGAGTTCAACTGCCTTTTGAACTACGGATATGGGGTTTTGTACTCAAAGGTGGAAAAAGCATGCATTATAGCAGGACTTGATCCTTATGTCGGCTTCAATCATACGGATGACTATAACAAAAAGTCATTTGTGTTTGACCTTATTGAGATGTACCGCATCCACATTGACAGAACAGTTTTCAACCTTTTCTCGAAAAAGCAGGTTTCAGACAGCTTTTTTGATGAAATCCCGAATGGGATGACTCTTAACAAAGAAGGTAAAGCTGTCCTCATCCAGGCTGTCAATGAAACTTTTGATAAAGAAATAAGCTACAAGGGAAGAAACATAAAAATTGGAAATACAATCCAGTTTGACTGTCACAGGATTGCAAACAGCCTGATCGGGAAATAA
- the cas2 gene encoding CRISPR-associated endonuclease Cas2, translated as MLVWVIYDITDNRTRQKVSDRCKSYGLYRVQKSVFLGDLNTNDRDSLGLECEELIDTERDSVYIFPMDEQSFKKVQLLGQAFDKELVSDEVITKFF; from the coding sequence TTGCTTGTCTGGGTAATATATGACATTACAGATAACAGGACTCGCCAGAAAGTAAGTGACCGCTGTAAAAGCTATGGGCTTTATAGGGTTCAGAAAAGTGTTTTTCTTGGAGACTTAAATACGAATGACAGAGACTCTCTGGGCCTTGAGTGTGAAGAACTGATCGACACCGAACGTGATTCTGTATACATTTTCCCGATGGACGAACAGTCATTTAAGAAAGTCCAGCTGCTTGGTCAGGCTTTTGATAAGGAGCTTGTCAGTGATGAAGTGATTACAAAATTCTTCTGA
- the cas4 gene encoding CRISPR-associated protein Cas4, with amino-acid sequence MTDSECTVGEQRVETDCEGNIAPEDDPENEEEAYLEPVSENDSGSIIRISDVLEYLYCSRFIYYMYCLDIPQHEEKRFKVIKGREVHETRKLTNRDYVRKKLNCIRKESDVFIASKQYHIKGIVDEVLFLEDGTAAPLEYKFAEYKDKIFKTYKFQLVLQALLIRENYSIKVNRAYICFTRSNSLVKEMEITTSDFKKAEKIIEEIIDIVQKGLYPKTTKSSRKCVDCCYRNICV; translated from the coding sequence ATGACTGATTCTGAGTGTACGGTAGGCGAGCAAAGAGTTGAAACAGACTGTGAAGGAAATATAGCTCCTGAAGATGATCCGGAGAATGAAGAAGAGGCATACCTTGAACCCGTTTCTGAAAACGATTCCGGATCAATAATCCGAATTTCAGACGTTCTCGAATACCTTTACTGCTCCCGTTTTATCTACTATATGTATTGTCTTGATATTCCTCAGCATGAAGAGAAAAGGTTTAAAGTTATTAAAGGCCGTGAGGTCCATGAAACAAGGAAACTGACCAACAGGGATTACGTAAGGAAGAAACTTAACTGCATAAGGAAGGAGAGCGACGTCTTCATTGCTTCAAAACAATACCATATAAAAGGAATAGTTGATGAGGTACTTTTTCTTGAAGACGGTACTGCTGCTCCTCTTGAGTACAAATTCGCTGAGTATAAAGACAAGATTTTTAAAACCTATAAGTTTCAACTGGTTTTGCAGGCTCTTTTGATTAGGGAAAATTACAGTATTAAAGTAAACCGTGCTTACATTTGTTTTACCCGCAGTAACAGCCTTGTCAAAGAAATGGAAATTACTACTTCTGATTTCAAAAAGGCTGAGAAAATTATTGAGGAAATAATCGATATTGTTCAAAAAGGCTTATATCCCAAAACTACTAAATCTTCTAGAAAATGCGTAGATTGCTGTTACCGAAATATCTGCGTATGA
- a CDS encoding type II toxin-antitoxin system death-on-curing family toxin, protein MLISLIDVLKIHQRVIDYDKEENPDDYTPAIRSLATLELMFEYMIKGANTVFQNAAIVVYTIVSRHPFFNGNKRTGYEAMNFVLEDSGYTLTSTPQETIEFIVKVAATENEMKPAEIEEWIINHTIKQ, encoded by the coding sequence ATGTTGATTAGCTTAATTGATGTCTTAAAAATTCATCAACGAGTGATTGACTATGACAAAGAGGAGAATCCTGACGATTATACGCCTGCAATTAGATCTCTTGCTACATTAGAGTTAATGTTTGAATATATGATAAAGGGAGCTAATACCGTTTTTCAAAATGCTGCAATTGTAGTTTATACCATTGTCTCAAGACATCCGTTTTTTAACGGAAATAAAAGAACGGGATACGAAGCAATGAATTTTGTTCTTGAGGATAGTGGGTATACACTTACATCTACTCCACAAGAAACGATAGAATTTATAGTCAAGGTTGCAGCAACTGAAAACGAGATGAAGCCGGCTGAAATTGAAGAATGGATTATTAATCATACCATTAAACAATAA
- a CDS encoding carboxymuconolactone decarboxylase family protein → MENERYERGWLKLKEIDGKVGEEIVKSLESISPDLGKYIIEFSFGDIYSRESTSLKQKEIAVVAALTAMGNAAPQLNVHINGALNVGCSVEEILEVIIQMSSYSGFPGSLNAINVLKEVIKDRKITFEPVKEDKNGDRFSIGLEMLSQLEKNQMQILKENLDDIAPDMVEYIIAYGYGDVYSRKNLSLKMRQIATIAALTAMGTARPQLAFHIKAGLNIGLTKEEIIETIILMCVYAGFPAALNGINTAKEVFANL, encoded by the coding sequence ATGGAAAATGAAAGATATGAAAGAGGATGGTTGAAGTTAAAAGAAATCGATGGGAAAGTAGGGGAAGAGATAGTTAAAAGTTTAGAGAGTATTTCTCCAGATTTGGGTAAATACATCATTGAGTTTTCTTTTGGGGATATTTATTCGAGGGAGAGTACCAGTTTAAAGCAAAAAGAAATTGCAGTTGTAGCTGCACTGACCGCAATGGGAAATGCCGCACCTCAATTAAATGTCCATATTAACGGGGCATTAAACGTGGGCTGTTCTGTAGAAGAAATATTGGAAGTTATAATACAGATGTCAAGTTATAGCGGATTTCCAGGTTCACTAAATGCGATAAATGTACTGAAGGAGGTCATAAAAGATCGAAAAATAACTTTTGAACCTGTTAAAGAAGACAAAAACGGAGATAGATTTTCAATCGGACTTGAGATGCTATCACAGTTAGAAAAAAACCAGATGCAAATACTGAAGGAAAATCTGGATGATATAGCCCCGGACATGGTTGAATATATTATTGCATACGGTTATGGTGATGTTTACAGCAGGAAGAACTTGAGCTTGAAAATGAGGCAGATCGCTACAATAGCTGCACTTACAGCCATGGGTACTGCCAGGCCTCAGCTTGCTTTCCATATCAAAGCAGGTTTAAACATCGGATTAACAAAAGAAGAAATAATTGAAACTATAATCCTTATGTGCGTTTATGCCGGATTTCCTGCTGCATTAAACGGCATAAACACTGCAAAAGAGGTCTTCGCAAATCTTTAA
- a CDS encoding double-stranded RNA binding motif domain-containing protein: protein MNHQQIRAHVQNEPLPHSKEEILAIASHINLIHLENDKAKSEYMKEKAYRKAESAILGDRIDSASDTDFELITKFLIRKGDDCPEAYCDAFRRRLGKLPIICAELVLLQAPYGKRWTELKRALLEEIATAPHKAVSIFDIAQNILGWQMPVYKVTNTIRGNLPVFTAQSAIRVNNIEYRSAVYEDLTKKGATQLASVDLLATILGLPVPNLKTKIIDSPASNDEVTINTSRDPIFALQEYCQAKKLPLPTYSFKAEGPTCKPIFTCTCTFGSSTSTGQAGKKQRAKRLAAREMIYTLVSEN from the coding sequence GTGAATCACCAACAGATCCGGGCTCACGTCCAGAACGAACCCTTGCCCCATTCCAAAGAGGAGATTCTGGCAATTGCATCGCATATCAACCTGATACACCTTGAAAACGACAAGGCTAAAAGTGAGTACATGAAGGAAAAGGCATATAGAAAAGCTGAGTCTGCCATCCTGGGAGATCGGATAGATAGTGCGAGCGATACAGACTTCGAGCTCATCACCAAATTCCTTATCCGCAAAGGTGATGACTGTCCCGAGGCCTACTGCGATGCATTCCGGAGACGCCTTGGCAAGCTGCCGATCATTTGTGCGGAGCTAGTACTATTGCAAGCCCCTTATGGCAAAAGATGGACTGAACTTAAAAGAGCATTGCTGGAGGAAATTGCAACTGCGCCTCACAAGGCAGTCTCGATCTTCGACATCGCGCAGAATATACTGGGCTGGCAGATGCCAGTATACAAAGTAACTAATACGATTCGTGGTAATTTACCGGTGTTTACTGCCCAAAGTGCCATCAGAGTAAATAATATCGAGTACCGGTCTGCTGTATATGAAGACTTGACAAAGAAAGGAGCAACTCAGCTGGCATCCGTAGACCTGCTAGCTACTATCCTGGGCTTACCAGTTCCAAACTTGAAGACCAAGATTATAGATTCGCCGGCCAGTAATGACGAAGTCACGATTAATACGTCAAGAGACCCGATTTTTGCCTTGCAGGAGTATTGTCAGGCAAAGAAACTTCCCTTACCGACTTATTCGTTTAAGGCTGAAGGACCTACCTGCAAACCTATTTTCACCTGTACCTGCACCTTTGGCTCCTCGACCAGCACCGGACAGGCAGGAAAAAAGCAGAGAGCCAAACGGCTAGCGGCTAGAGAAATGATATACACTTTAGTGTCCGAGAATTAA
- a CDS encoding UbiA family prenyltransferase, with protein MLRPKILGLFRLFRFELPFTAGVCVILGELLALGALPTTTEIILGFLSIFFISAASLILNDYFDLEIDKINAPERPLPAGLVTEREVILLSVIVAVLGFITGYLISLEALLVIIPVWAVGFLYNWKFKKAGLIGNLMVSFSVGMTFIFGGIAVNKPFETIVWFFAVILMLTDLGEEIAADAMDIEGDRQAGSRSLALAVGCENALKISGAIFLLVVAASSLPFLLGWLEWIYLFPILLMDLVILYSTGKLLDLKTVNRRIYIRWIYLTGLVAFLIFIIIRMVR; from the coding sequence ATGCTTAGACCGAAAATCCTTGGGCTGTTCCGCTTATTCCGTTTTGAACTGCCATTTACTGCAGGAGTATGCGTAATACTAGGCGAATTACTGGCATTAGGTGCACTTCCTACCACAACCGAAATTATACTGGGGTTTCTAAGTATTTTTTTTATTTCGGCTGCGTCTCTCATCCTGAACGATTATTTTGATCTCGAAATTGACAAAATAAACGCTCCAGAAAGACCACTGCCAGCAGGACTTGTTACTGAACGAGAGGTCATTTTACTCTCCGTTATTGTGGCAGTGCTTGGATTTATTACAGGCTACCTGATTAGCTTAGAGGCTTTACTGGTAATTATTCCGGTCTGGGCAGTGGGTTTTCTTTACAACTGGAAGTTCAAAAAGGCCGGTCTTATTGGAAATCTTATGGTCAGCTTTTCGGTCGGTATGACTTTTATTTTTGGTGGTATAGCAGTAAACAAACCATTTGAAACAATAGTCTGGTTTTTCGCAGTCATATTAATGCTTACGGACTTAGGAGAAGAGATTGCGGCAGACGCTATGGATATTGAAGGCGACCGTCAGGCAGGGTCCCGTTCCTTAGCTCTGGCAGTTGGTTGTGAAAATGCATTGAAAATCAGCGGCGCAATTTTCTTACTGGTAGTTGCTGCAAGCAGTTTGCCGTTTTTGTTAGGATGGTTAGAGTGGATTTATCTGTTTCCCATTTTACTGATGGATTTGGTAATTCTATACTCAACAGGTAAATTATTAGACTTGAAAACAGTAAATCGGCGAATTTATATCCGCTGGATATACCTGACTGGATTGGTCGCATTTTTAATTTTCATAATCATTCGGATGGTCAGGTGA
- a CDS encoding pentapeptide repeat-containing protein codes for MSIFNTGLFNTGLFNTGLFNTGLFNTGLFNTGLFNTGLFNTGLFNIGFLILIFQHWFFQHWFFQHWFFQHWFFNIGLTHCFCDVVYSF; via the coding sequence ATATCAATTTTCAATACTGGTCTTTTCAATACTGGTCTTTTCAATACTGGTCTTTTCAATACTGGTCTTTTCAATACTGGTCTTTTCAATACTGGTCTTTTCAATACTGGTCTTTTCAATACTGGTCTTTTCAATATTGGTTTTTTAATATTGATTTTTCAACATTGGTTTTTTCAACATTGGTTTTTTCAACATTGGTTTTTTCAACATTGGTTTTTCAACATTGGTCTTACTCACTGTTTCTGCGATGTCGTCTACTCATTCTGA
- a CDS encoding cupin domain-containing protein translates to MKGFSINIEEATLENGNFRKVLYTAKHSQLVLMSLKPGEEIGMEVHEENDQFFRFEQGKGKCIIDGNEYELSDGVAVIVPAGAQHNVINTSETEELKLYTIYSPAHHKDGIVRATKEEAEANEAEFDGVTTE, encoded by the coding sequence ATGAAAGGATTTTCTATAAATATTGAAGAAGCCACTCTGGAAAATGGCAATTTCCGCAAGGTACTGTATACCGCAAAGCACAGCCAGCTGGTACTTATGAGTCTCAAGCCCGGAGAAGAGATCGGGATGGAAGTGCATGAGGAAAATGACCAGTTTTTCCGCTTTGAACAGGGGAAGGGGAAGTGCATAATTGACGGTAATGAATATGAGCTAAGTGACGGCGTTGCTGTGATTGTGCCGGCTGGCGCGCAGCACAATGTCATCAATACCTCGGAAACGGAGGAACTGAAACTCTATACAATCTATTCACCGGCGCACCACAAGGATGGAATCGTGCGTGCGACGAAAGAAGAAGCCGAGGCCAATGAAGCTGAATTCGATGGAGTAACTACGGAATAA